Genomic DNA from Nicotiana tabacum cultivar K326 chromosome 21, ASM71507v2, whole genome shotgun sequence:
AAAATGCCTGAGAAGCTAAATGTTACTACAAGGGAAGCTAGCAACGGAACCTGGTATCCTTTATATTTGATTAGCTCCTTCAGCCTATCTACAACAAAAAGGTAACCATGATGGTCAATATAACAAAGATCACCAGTCCTCAACCATCCACCCGGCACCAGAGTTTCAGAAGTTGTCTTCGGATCACCCACATAACCTacaaaaaagtatcacaataTCATTTGATCGCTTAGCAGATAGCTAACAAGGAATGCTGTCTCAATTTCAAACTAGTCTGAGTAGTCCTGTAATTGAAGGTACCTTGCATAATGGTTGGACCTTTAATCCAGAGCTCTCCTTGTTCACCGGGAGGCAGAGCAATGCCAGTTTCTGGATCTACAATTTTTGCTTCAGTATTTGCTATTAGCCTTCCCACTGAATCCCCACGAAGCATTTCTTCTGTAGTCGCAGCTCGAAATGCTGCCCCGCTTGTCTCAGTTAGTCCATAACCCTCAAATCAAGACTCAAAGTTCAGTTACATGTTAAAAAGCAATTCCTTAGCTTATCGAGAATTTGGTCTTACACCAATCAGTTAAATATCAAATAAGCCCCAGTGCTACACTAATCAAGGTGTGACAATATGAATTATAGTATAACATTGCGCTGTCGATGTCATTTCATTTCAATAAACAATACTAACAACTGCGCCTTCTTAATCCCAAGCAGGCTTGGTTCGGCTATACAAATCTTTATGGATTATGTCACTTAATTTAGACTCGTCTCATATCAATAttatacaaataaaaataaagtactaGGAGTTCTTTATATTTTCAGTACTATATTTCTGATAGGACCAAAGGCTCCTAGAAGACGTATGACCTATCGTACACGTACAAACATATCTAACAAACAATCCTAAGTAATTGGTATCACCTATATAGATTTTTTCTTTCCGTCTTCCTATTCCTCACTAGGTTTGCAGGAATTTCAAGAGTTTTCGGGATAATTTACTTTCATATGATTTTTGGTCCACATAGTCTCCCTTTTTAGCTCCCTACATTGACTATGATTTCACAGCCATTGACGGATGTATTTGGAGGCCAACACTAGATATGATTAAGTCATCTCGAGCAACCtctcattttatccttaatgtGGCCAAATGTGGTCATTTTTTACATGATGCCACATCTCATTCCAATACTGAAAACATTGTCTTTGAAGCAAAGTAAGGTTTTCTAAGAATTTCACCCATATTCTTACACGGACATGAACCAGGGCAGAGTCAAGGGTGCCCCTTTCATAGTAAAATTACATTATACACGTAATGTCAAAATTTTATGTATACATAGCGATATTGAATCCCTTAGTAAAAGTCTTGGCTCCGCCACTAGATATGAAGGTACTTTACTTACTTGAAATAATATTGTATTTGGAAACTTGTATGAAAATGCTTGGATAACATCTTTGCCAAGCGGAGCACCTCCACTACCAACCGCTACCAACGAACTCAAATCATAGCCACTGGTAACACTTCCTTTAGCCATTGCCACAACAACCGGCGGAGCCACCACCAATTGCGTCACCTTAAACTCCTCCACCGCGTTCAACATTTTCCTCAAATCAAATCTCTCCATCACAACTACAGTCTCACTCAACGCTACCGATTTCAACGCATAGTGTAAACCGAACACATGAAACAACGGTACCGTATACAACATCACCGGCACCGGCGACGTCCGCTCTTGTCTCTGAGCATAAAAATTAGCAATAATTGCAATAAAATTCCGATGACTCAACTTCACTCCTTTTACCTCCCCTGTAGTCCCCGACGAATACATAATCGCCGCCAAATCCGATTGATTCACTTCCACAGGCTCGAATTTCAACTCCGTATTCGTCATCATCGATTCAAACTCCGGTAAGTCAATAAGAACTGTTCCGTGTTTCAACTTAGGAAGCTTCTGGAAGTTCCTCGACGTAGCAAAAGCGATTACAGGATTCGTTAACTTAATTTGTTTAAACAGCTCGGATTCCGTACTCATAGGATTAGCGGGAGAGACTATAACGCCGAGGGAGAGTAGTGCAAAGTAGAGAACCGGAACGTGAGTTGAATTCGGTGAAAGGATAAATGCGACATCGTTTTTGGAGAAGCGGAATGTGTTTTGAAGGGAGGAAGCTAGGGAAATGACACGTGTACGAAATTCGGAGAAGGTTAAGCGGCGGCCGGTGGCGGAGTCGATGAAGGCGGCGGCGGTGGAATCGGGGCATTGTTGGAGAGAGAGTGCGTAAGAAGCAGCGGAAAGAGGAGAAGCTTCTGGAGGAAGTAAGAGAGGTGGCCGGAGACTGTGGAAAGTTTTGGTTATTGAACAGAATCCGCTGTTTGGGTCGTCGGAGGAGGATGAATTTGTAGTATCCATGTGAGGAAGTAGTTGCGGCcagggcggatttagggggcgcAAGGTTTATCcgaatcaaaatatattttttatctcTATTTATTAAGTTTTGAAACTCCTTAACACAATTTAGAAGTGCAGTTTAGTGGTCAAAGGGATTCAAAATATACATAAGGTCATAGTTCAATTCCgactaaaaacaaaaaaaaataaaaattgaacccTCCTTTGTGGAGATCCTGCCTCCGCCGCCAATTACGACGGCGGGGAATTACTTTAGAGATTCCAACTAAATTAGTGGTGGTTATATATACAGTTGGGTGTCCACTATTTCAATTGGCTGTTGTGGTAGCCATAAGTTTATTTCTGGTTTGTTCTATATGGATTTGGACTTTATAGGAACATGTTTGACCAATATATTCGAATTGTATTGAAGCAAAGGTAACGTTATCTCACTATAACTCGCACATTTGAGCCGTAAAAGTAGTCACTAATATTTTTATTAGGATatactgtctacatcacacctctTGGGGTACGATCATGGGCGGGTGCGTGCATGCTTAACCAAGCAGTGTCACGCGACACTGCTTCGTtggatttttttattaaatatatgtgTACTACTAGGAGAAAACAaataagttgaagaaaatggcaCTAGTTGACATAAATTATCTCTTGGTGTGGTGGTTATGTGCTTGATGCTCTAATATGTAGAGGTTCAAACCTCAACTAGCACATTTATTTACAGATATTTGAGAGAGTCTGTTCTGCATggttaaaaattgtgatgaagTAGAATTGAACCCAGAACCTTTTCTAACTTGAAaatcaacaaaacaaacaaactaataaTATTTCTTGTCTAGAAGTATgataattgaagttattattccCGTACTTCTAAATTTCGACACCATTTATAAAAATTACTGCGTATGCCCTTGGGTATGACCTTTTCCCGGACCCTGCATGAATGCGGGATACCTTGTACACCGagctatctttttttttcttttttttaattcagcaattttttttattaattgtgaTATATAATATGTTAGAATATTTGTAAGAATGTAAAATCATATTCTTAATGATATACTTAAAAGTTTAAAGgtaaattttatttaaatataaaaagatgttagtttttaagaatttactAAAAACAAAAGAGTAATTGAAAAATTTGCAAAAAATATGAAGAAGTTCAAGAATCTTAGCAATATATGTGAGTTATAATACATCATGAGTTTAATTTATACTAGACTTATGATACGCGCGTTGCTCGTGGACACTATCTCAATGGATAAATTTCTAAAAAGTCGTATAGATATTATATTGAAATATTGTGTCTAagctataaaataaaaatttatttttctaaaaatgatAAATGTTGATTTTATGTAATTAACTCAATAAAAGAAGAAACTGCCCCATAAAAGTTCTCAATAATTTGTCAATATGTTCAGTCAAAAAGTTGTTCTAATTTTATAATTTCATTTTCTTGTTAAGCTTGATActtgaattttaaaataattggaattgattgatattattatgtctgtgattgctagatATGTGTTTTTATCCCAAATATGAtttaataacaaaaatttagttgatattaaaattttaaatataagaaaaataattcaacatattttattatttaaaagaaatacTCGTAAACTTTGAAAAAGTACTCCTAAAAGTATAttaaatgaaataagaaaataaggaCTACTAAACCAAACTTTTATAACGAAAATAAAATTGTCCTAAacctaatattaaaaaaaatattcgtgAATTCTTGAAATTCAATACCTTAAATCTAAATAAAGTTTATATGAAGTATTCTAATTAAATAACATGATTTCTTAGATCAAAATCCTAAACGTTAGAAAAATTACTACAGTGATTATTCTAAATATTaaggaaataattaaatgactatttctaAATTTAGGAAACtaacttaaattactattttgtccaatATGAAAGCTAATTCTAAAGGGTAAAATGACGAACGCTTGCGCGTGAATGCCATATCGATGAATATGAACTATTaaaatattacataaatattcTATTAGAAATTATGTTTGAGTGATAagataaaaattatagaaaaaatataAGTTCTTGAAAATAGGAATTGTTGAACCTATCTAGCTAACAAAATAAATAGAGAAACTATACCCCATATAAGCCTCAATCATGTCAGTCAATATATTCAACTTAAAAATCCTTACAAATTTTAGAATATCATTACTTCAATTTCACAAGTTATACTTCATTTTTAGTTTTAGCAAGAACACATTAACTCTTGGATATTTAAGTTATTCcataaaattttatttcaaaagttACATATTCTTAAGTTTATTACAAAAAAACACAAATAAAGTCAACTAACCGACAAAAGATGCCTTTTTTTTCTCGTTGAGAAAATATAAATTGTGCTATTACTCTAATTAATAAGAAAAAATATAGTAATTATTTTCAGTAAATTAGTAAAGAACTACGCGTCTATCTTGTAATAAAATTTTATGCAATTCACGGGTTCTAAAAAGACTACGTTAATACTATTCTAAAAGCAGCAAGAATATAAAATTCATGTTAAAATTAAATTAGGTTTAGTTCTACATGTTAGACAAATAATTGTCCTTTATAGATTATTAAACATATAAAAATTAGACAAATAATTGACATATAAGCAACTTTTTATCAATATTGtatgtttttaaaaaatattacccATTGAGATAGCGTACACGCACAACGCGCGTATCATAAGACTAGTTATGTAGACATATAAAGAATATATGTCTTTATGTTAGTACTAATTGTCCTTGAACATAATATTATAATTGTTAAAACAAAACTCTCTAcacaaaaggaaagtcgaataaAATTTGTACACTCGAATAATTACTGCCGTACTACAATAGAGCTAATCTTGAGAAAAAATTTCCAAGATTGAGTGCCAAAGtaaataaatttaggattttttagTTCTTACTTATttcaaataaggaaggatttagtatgggaaattttaattgatttcaaagttctaaatattagaaaaatattttgttcAAATATATTGAATTATAGTTCAAGTATGGAACAATTTAATAAGCAAAATTTGAATAGATTTTAAAGTCCTAACATTAGGAAAGTAAATTAAATTACCCAATGTAAAATagatttttaaagggtaaaaagggcgaacgacatttcgctaaggacattcgtgcttttaatatagtactagtatctatcaacgtgcgttgcacgttaataatggcacgtgatgatttaaatatttatttatatgaaggaacaataaaatttatttaattaaagaaattttatgtataataatacaataaTCATCTAAATGATAAtcaaacggttcattaatatccaatatatctctagaactccgAGCATTTTTTTCGgtcgtttgacacttagccataagtgtttcatcccatattatcaattttgctttccttataaatttagcatcattgctctgctttgatatatttgtgatggttatttaagttgtttgaagaggtatatcaaatctaaagtgggtggtcTCACAGTAAAATAGTTGTTGGCACACCACTTGCAATTATTGCTAACAGCTTcgtgcctcttgatatgatatttgcaagtaacgcatgacatagaaatattatttcgattccgccggaggcatctacaaagaatagtCTCgttatagaaatattatttcgattccgttCACTACGCTCCCTTCAAGATTTACTCGATGTTCAGTACATTTGTTGTAtcggtattagttattacttggTTTGTCTTTTGCCTATCTACGATTTCACATGTCATATTACCATTCGACCATTTGTTATAaaccaattttaccccatacTTTAATGATTATATGTCAAATGCATACTCGCTTATTACATGCTGAAAGTCCATTTTTAACTTTGGTATATAAAGTAATTTCCGGagttcttcattttctta
This window encodes:
- the LOC107815751 gene encoding 4-coumarate--CoA ligase-like 9, encoding MDTTNSSSSDDPNSGFCSITKTFHSLRPPLLLPPEASPLSAASYALSLQQCPDSTAAAFIDSATGRRLTFSEFRTRVISLASSLQNTFRFSKNDVAFILSPNSTHVPVLYFALLSLGVIVSPANPMSTESELFKQIKLTNPVIAFATSRNFQKLPKLKHGTVLIDLPEFESMMTNTELKFEPVEVNQSDLAAIMYSSGTTGEVKGVKLSHRNFIAIIANFYAQRQERTSPVPVMLYTVPLFHVFGLHYALKSVALSETVVVMERFDLRKMLNAVEEFKVTQLVVAPPVVVAMAKGSVTSGYDLSSLVAVGSGGAPLGKDVIQAFSYKFPNTILFQGYGLTETSGAAFRAATTEEMLRGDSVGRLIANTEAKIVDPETGIALPPGEQGELWIKGPTIMQGYVGDPKTTSETLVPGGWLRTGDLCYIDHHGYLFVVDRLKELIKYKGYQVAPAELEQLLLSHPDIVDAAVIPYPDEEAGQVPMAFVVRRTQSSPDKEQVIDFISKQVAPYKKIRRVAFISSIPKNPSGKILRKELRRIHIPESKL